Within Pseudomonas paeninsulae, the genomic segment GCCGCTGCCTTATTGGCAATTGGCCCTCTATAATGGCGCACCTTAAGGGGCATATCAGCCCCCGGCAACCTTCAGGATTTCATCGATGTTCAAGGCCCTGCGTTTTCTCGGCTGGCCCCTGCTGGTCGGCGTGCTATTGGCACTGCTGATCATTCAGTACTTTCCACAATGGGTTGGCCTGCCCACCCAGGATGTGCAACTACGCCAGGCGCCTGTCTATGGCTCCGCGCAGGAAGGTCCGGTGTCCTATGCCGATGCGGTGGGCACCGCCTCGCCAGCGGTGGCCAACCTCTACACCGCTAAGTTCATCAACAAGCCGACTCACCCCATGTTCGAGGACGAGCAATTCCGCAAGTTCTTTGGCGACAACCTGCCCAAGCAGCGGCGTATGGAATCCAGCCTCGGCTCGGCGGTGATCATGAGCACCGAAGGCTACCTGCTGACCAACAACCACGTGGTGACTGGCGCCGACCAGATAGTGGTGGCCTTGCGTGATGGCCGCGAAACCCTGGCGCGGATAATCGGCAGCGATCCGGAAACCGACCTCGCCGTGCTGAAAATAGATTTGCCTGACCTTCCAGCGATCACCCTCGGTCGCTCGGACAATATCAGGATCGGCGACGTCACCCTGGCCATCGGCAACCCTTTCGGCGTCGGCCAGACCGTGACCATGGGCATCATCAGCGCCACCGGGCGCAACCAGCTGGGCCTCAACACCTACGAAGACTTCATCCAGACCGATGCGGCGATCAACCCGGGTAACTCGGGCGGCGCGCTGGTCGATGCCCACGGCAACCTGGTCGGGATCAACACCGCGATCTTCTCCAAGTCCGGTGGCTCGCAAGGCATTGGTTTCGCCATCCCGGTGAAACTGGCGCTG encodes:
- the algW gene encoding Do family serine endopeptidase AlgW, which gives rise to MFKALRFLGWPLLVGVLLALLIIQYFPQWVGLPTQDVQLRQAPVYGSAQEGPVSYADAVGTASPAVANLYTAKFINKPTHPMFEDEQFRKFFGDNLPKQRRMESSLGSAVIMSTEGYLLTNNHVVTGADQIVVALRDGRETLARIIGSDPETDLAVLKIDLPDLPAITLGRSDNIRIGDVTLAIGNPFGVGQTVTMGIISATGRNQLGLNTYEDFIQTDAAINPGNSGGALVDAHGNLVGINTAIFSKSGGSQGIGFAIPVKLALEVMQAIIEQGQVIRGWLGIEVQPLTPELAESFGLEGRPGIVVAGIYRDGPAQKAGLQPGDLILNIDGEAASDGRRSMNQVARTKPGGKIRIEILRNGERQELSAEIGVRPPVKEG